A single window of Macaca mulatta isolate MMU2019108-1 chromosome 9, T2T-MMU8v2.0, whole genome shotgun sequence DNA harbors:
- the CH25H gene encoding cholesterol 25-hydroxylase: MSYQNSSDPQVLCSSEQLFLQPLWDHLRSWEALIQSPFFPVIFSITTYVAFCLPFVVLDILCSWVPALRRYKIHPDFSPSARQLLPCLGQTLYQHVMFVFPVTLLHWASRPALLPHEAPELLLLLHHIVFCLLLFDTEFFVWHLLHHKVPWLYRTFHKVHHQNPSSFALATQYMSVWELFSLGFFDMMNVTLLGCHPLTSLTFHVVNIWLSVEDHSGYNFPWSTHRLVPFGWYGGVVHHDLHHSHFNCNFAPYFTHWDKILGTLRTASVTAR; the protein is encoded by the coding sequence ATGAGCTACCAGAACTCCTCCGACCCCCAGGTCCTTTGCAGCTCCGAGCAGCTGTTCCTGCAGCCCCTGTGGGACcacctgaggagctgggaggcCCTCATACAGTCGCCCTTCTTCCCGGTCATCTTCTCCATCACCACATACGTGGCCTTTTGCCTGCCCTTCGTGGTCCTGGACATCCTGTGCTCCTGGGTGCCCGCCCTGCGGCGCTACAAGATCCACCCCGACTTCTCGCCGTCCGCGAGGCAGCTGCTACCCTGCCTGGGGCAGACCCTCTACCAGCATGTGATGTTTGTGTTCCCCGTGACGCTGCTGCATTGGGCCAGCAGGCCAGCCCTCCTGCCCCACGAAGCCCCCgagctgctcctgctgctgcacCACATCGTGTTCTGCCTGCTACTCTTCGACACGGAGTTCTTCGTGTGGCACCTGCTGCACCACAAGGTGCCCTGGCTGTACCGCACCTTCCACAAGGTGCACCACCAGAACCCGTCCTCGTTCGCGCTGGCCACGCAGTATATGAGCGTCTGGGAACTGTTTTCTTTGGGCTTCTTCGACATGATGAACGTCACGCTGCTCGGGTGCCATCCGCTCACCTCCCTGACCTTCCACGTGGTCAACATCTGGCTGTCCGTGGAGGACCACTCCGGCTACAACTTCCCTTGGTCCACTCACAGACTGGTGCCGTTCGGGTGGTACGGGGGTGTGGTGCACCACGACCTGCATCACTCTCACTTTAACTGCAACTTCGCTCCGTACTTTACACACTGGGACAAAATATTGGGAACGCTGCGGACTGCATCTGTCACAGCGCGGTGA